One genomic segment of Paenibacillus sp. FSL H8-0332 includes these proteins:
- the ptsP gene encoding phosphoenolpyruvate--protein phosphotransferase → MIQGIGAAAGVAIGKAFVLPNWEWSLPDTQVNPVDLAKEFERLYEGIRTSKDEIEFIKKEFREVVGPEESSIFDAHLAILDDPVFMSEIRGIIERQYKAAEVAVKEAIDHFVAMFDLLDDEYMKERAVDIKDVGNRLLKHLLGAPEVTLPSDTQPYILVAKELSPSQLAHLNPAYVLGIVTMMGGKTSHSSIMARALGIPLVAGLENKILTPIQTGDMLVLDGETGAVMLHPDESTLRDFTSRRAKQQRKREQLELLATVEAVTKDGVSLRLAGNISSVKELNMALKYGAEGVGLFRTEFLYMDRSSFPTEDEQFEVYKLVAEKVGKETVVIRTLDIGGDKHLDYFQLPEEQNPFLGYRAIRISLDRKDMFKTQIAAILRASHYGNVRMMFPMISSVEEVQAAKAVLNEVKSELDSRGVPYNREMKVGIMIEVPAAVMIADLLAEEVDFFSIGTNDLVQYVLAVDRMNEQIAHMYHPYHPGVLRMIRMTVDAAHSVGIDVSVCGEMAADERSLPLWLELGISVLSMSPQALLKVKHRTLNTLASEAREIAKLCFRNRTSSETEEQLSAYVGRSGFPLGATGDSKEKTS, encoded by the coding sequence ATGATACAAGGCATAGGCGCTGCAGCAGGTGTTGCCATCGGGAAGGCCTTTGTTTTGCCGAACTGGGAATGGAGTCTGCCGGACACTCAGGTGAACCCGGTGGATCTGGCCAAGGAGTTTGAACGTCTGTACGAAGGAATTCGTACCTCCAAGGACGAAATCGAGTTTATCAAAAAAGAATTCCGGGAGGTTGTCGGACCGGAGGAATCGAGTATTTTCGATGCTCATCTGGCGATCCTGGATGATCCGGTGTTCATGAGCGAAATCCGCGGCATTATCGAACGCCAATATAAAGCGGCCGAGGTGGCCGTGAAGGAAGCGATAGACCACTTTGTAGCGATGTTCGATCTGCTGGACGATGAATATATGAAGGAACGGGCCGTGGACATCAAGGATGTCGGCAACCGTCTGCTGAAGCATCTCCTGGGTGCGCCGGAGGTAACCCTGCCGTCTGACACCCAGCCCTATATCCTTGTGGCTAAGGAACTGTCCCCCTCACAGCTGGCCCATTTGAATCCGGCTTATGTGCTGGGCATCGTTACGATGATGGGCGGCAAAACCTCGCATTCCTCCATTATGGCCCGTGCGCTCGGCATTCCGCTGGTGGCAGGCCTGGAGAACAAGATCCTGACCCCGATCCAGACCGGGGACATGCTGGTGCTGGACGGAGAGACCGGAGCGGTGATGCTCCATCCCGATGAATCTACATTAAGAGACTTCACCTCCAGGCGCGCGAAGCAGCAGAGGAAGCGGGAGCAGCTTGAACTGCTTGCTACAGTCGAGGCAGTTACCAAGGACGGTGTATCGCTGCGGCTGGCCGGTAATATCAGTTCGGTGAAGGAGCTGAACATGGCGCTGAAATATGGGGCCGAGGGAGTGGGGCTGTTCCGCACGGAGTTCCTCTATATGGACCGCAGCTCCTTCCCGACAGAAGATGAGCAATTCGAGGTGTACAAGCTGGTCGCGGAAAAAGTCGGCAAGGAGACCGTTGTCATCCGTACGCTTGATATCGGGGGGGACAAGCACCTGGATTACTTCCAGCTGCCGGAGGAGCAGAATCCGTTCCTCGGCTACCGGGCAATCCGGATCAGTCTGGACCGCAAGGATATGTTCAAAACACAGATAGCGGCGATTCTGCGGGCCAGCCATTACGGTAATGTCCGAATGATGTTCCCGATGATCTCCTCTGTCGAAGAGGTACAGGCTGCCAAAGCGGTGCTGAACGAAGTCAAGAGTGAGCTGGACAGCCGGGGTGTACCGTATAACCGCGAGATGAAGGTAGGCATAATGATCGAGGTTCCGGCCGCAGTGATGATTGCCGACCTGCTGGCGGAGGAAGTGGATTTCTTCAGTATCGGCACGAACGATTTGGTACAATATGTACTGGCTGTGGACCGGATGAATGAGCAGATTGCCCATATGTATCATCCGTACCATCCGGGAGTGCTGCGCATGATCCGCATGACGGTGGATGCAGCGCACAGCGTGGGTATCGATGTCAGTGTATGCGGCGAGATGGCCGCAGACGAGCGCTCGTTACCGCTCTGGCTGGAGCTGGGGATTAGTGTGCTGAGCATGTCGCCGCAAGCTTTGCTGAAGGTGAAGCACCGCACGCTGAACACACTGGCTTCCGAAGCCAGAGAGATTGCGAAGCTTTGCTTCCGCAACCGCACCAGCTCGGAGACAGAGGAGCAGCTCAGTGCTTATGTTGGGCGCAGCGGATTCCCGCTCGGCGCTACTGGAGATTCCAAAGAGAAGACGTCATAG
- a CDS encoding type 1 glutamine amidotransferase domain-containing protein — MRLSGKKVIALVDDEFEDLELWYPVYRVREEGAEVHLAGLEKGKTYVGKYGVPATAEYSWDELKAADYDGILVPGGWAPDKIRRYSAVLKLVQDFNTAKKPIGQICHAGWVLISAKILEGVTVTSTPGIRDDMENAGAIWKDEPVVQDGHIISARRPPDLPPYGKAFCDALAGE, encoded by the coding sequence ATGAGACTGTCAGGTAAAAAAGTCATTGCGCTGGTGGACGATGAATTTGAAGACCTTGAGCTGTGGTATCCCGTATACCGCGTGCGCGAGGAAGGGGCCGAGGTTCATCTAGCAGGCCTTGAGAAGGGGAAGACGTATGTCGGCAAATATGGCGTACCTGCCACTGCTGAATACAGCTGGGACGAGCTGAAGGCTGCCGATTATGACGGCATCCTCGTTCCCGGAGGCTGGGCACCCGACAAAATCCGCCGGTACAGCGCAGTGCTGAAGCTGGTGCAGGATTTCAACACCGCGAAGAAGCCGATTGGCCAGATCTGCCATGCAGGCTGGGTCTTAATCTCCGCCAAAATTCTTGAAGGCGTAACAGTCACCTCCACACCGGGCATCCGTGACGATATGGAGAACGCCGGAGCCATCTGGAAGGACGAGCCGGTCGTCCAGGACGGCCACATCATCTCCGCCCGCCGACCGCCGGACCTGCCGCCTTACGGCAAAGCGTTCTGTGATGCACTGGCCGGGGAATAA
- a CDS encoding CoA-binding protein, whose amino-acid sequence MSFENPSRDQIGDILAAAGNIAVVGLSDKTDRTSYMVAGAMQSRGYRIIPVNPSVDGEILGEKCYHTLAEIPEPVDIVNVFRRSEYCAAVAQEAADIGARVLWLQQGIISQEAADIAAAHDMIAIMDRCIKVEEAITMKGRSRG is encoded by the coding sequence ATGAGCTTTGAGAATCCTAGCAGGGATCAAATTGGAGACATTCTGGCTGCTGCAGGCAATATTGCCGTAGTGGGCCTGTCCGACAAAACAGACCGCACCTCTTATATGGTAGCCGGAGCTATGCAGAGCCGGGGCTACCGGATTATTCCGGTGAATCCGTCGGTAGACGGGGAGATCCTGGGCGAGAAATGCTACCATACCCTCGCGGAAATTCCTGAGCCGGTGGATATTGTGAATGTATTCCGCCGCAGCGAATATTGTGCAGCTGTAGCGCAGGAGGCCGCTGATATCGGCGCGCGTGTTCTCTGGCTGCAGCAGGGTATTATTAGTCAGGAGGCTGCGGATATCGCCGCTGCCCATGACATGATCGCGATCATGGACCGCTGCATCAAGGTGGAGGAAGCCATTACGATGAAGGGCCGTAGCCGGGGGTAA
- a CDS encoding sigma-70 family RNA polymerase sigma factor — MEHTWEGEQVRHLNEQEQLFIGRVLEQKKILYSIAYSYLRSEAESLEMVQETTYRAWVKRRSLKDDARFAPWLTRILINCCKDELKRRKRLTAPVPEQASAGLQEMTSDRKLDMEQALEAVKPKYRQVLVLKYYRDMTLTEISEVLGKPEGTVKTWLNKGLKQLRDKMRIKGGL; from the coding sequence ATGGAACATACGTGGGAAGGCGAGCAGGTACGCCACTTGAATGAACAGGAGCAACTGTTTATCGGCCGGGTACTGGAGCAAAAGAAAATACTCTACAGTATTGCGTACAGCTACTTGCGCAGTGAGGCAGAGTCACTTGAAATGGTTCAGGAAACTACATACCGGGCTTGGGTCAAGCGCAGGAGCCTGAAGGACGATGCCCGGTTCGCACCCTGGCTGACCCGGATTCTGATCAACTGCTGCAAGGACGAACTGAAGCGGAGGAAACGGCTGACTGCTCCCGTGCCGGAACAGGCAAGCGCTGGACTGCAGGAGATGACCAGTGACCGTAAGCTGGATATGGAGCAGGCCCTGGAAGCAGTGAAGCCCAAATACCGTCAGGTGCTTGTGCTGAAGTATTACCGGGATATGACGCTGACAGAAATTTCCGAGGTGCTGGGGAAGCCGGAAGGAACGGTCAAGACCTGGCTGAACAAGGGACTTAAGCAGTTACGTGACAAAATGAGAATCAAAGGGGGACTATAG
- a CDS encoding DUF4179 domain-containing protein: MVKTEEELLKEYYHSLSAEADEVAEMKLNTAVRSGITRSRRTSMSLRSRYALATAAAVLGIVLLFSFPRIGEVLKTQGAAPDQAAILPSNGPFEKYIPSVRHSTVSSAIEAGLVQRITGVTAEQNGFVLTVDGIAADQKGIIILYSLQNKTNENAQVELMQLTSAALNPLNTSRGPGISISANRITYGYEVRQWESGTGALPDQITFELELGEYKQFASASADGLQAKLSATLPLDREQMAKAGETIRVDKTLEIEGQKIGINEIYLAASGIYLDYTCDPLNSKQIFSMYKPGFLAGGSEDYTYLELRAASFTDNKGRLIFANDSSLTQSLQLQINGILALDKKATQLIIDTDKQQIIKAPDQNLQMSVHNTERGSTMVLEYYSQAQTNSIYNDLMLGQKFTDGAGTVHSADKFDIDIPRRTEPENAKSIPHMYYKGLGSNKYPQPLTFTIEAYPALIKEKLSLPIR; the protein is encoded by the coding sequence ATGGTCAAGACCGAAGAAGAGCTGCTGAAGGAGTATTACCACAGTCTGTCGGCAGAAGCGGATGAGGTTGCAGAGATGAAACTGAACACGGCGGTGCGCAGCGGCATTACGCGTTCCCGCAGAACCTCTATGTCACTTAGGAGCCGCTATGCTCTGGCTACAGCGGCGGCAGTACTTGGGATTGTGCTGTTGTTCTCCTTTCCCCGGATAGGTGAGGTGTTGAAGACACAGGGGGCTGCTCCGGATCAGGCAGCAATACTTCCAAGCAATGGGCCGTTTGAAAAGTATATTCCATCAGTAAGACACTCCACAGTATCTTCGGCAATCGAGGCTGGCCTTGTACAGCGCATTACGGGTGTTACTGCAGAGCAGAACGGATTTGTCCTAACCGTAGATGGAATTGCTGCAGATCAGAAGGGGATTATCATTTTGTATTCATTGCAGAACAAGACAAATGAGAATGCCCAAGTTGAACTTATGCAGCTTACATCAGCAGCTTTAAACCCTTTGAATACTTCCAGGGGACCGGGTATTTCAATTTCCGCAAATCGTATAACCTACGGTTATGAAGTAAGGCAGTGGGAGAGTGGCACAGGCGCTCTTCCGGATCAAATTACGTTTGAGCTGGAGCTTGGTGAGTACAAACAGTTCGCCTCTGCTTCAGCAGACGGCCTTCAGGCTAAATTGTCTGCAACCCTTCCGCTGGACCGGGAGCAGATGGCCAAGGCTGGAGAAACCATACGTGTAGATAAAACACTGGAAATAGAGGGTCAGAAAATTGGAATTAATGAGATCTATCTGGCCGCATCCGGCATTTATCTGGACTATACCTGCGACCCGCTGAACTCCAAACAGATCTTCTCCATGTACAAACCGGGTTTCTTAGCGGGCGGCAGCGAAGATTACACGTATCTGGAATTACGCGCCGCCAGCTTTACAGACAATAAGGGCAGATTGATATTTGCGAACGACAGCAGCTTGACACAATCGCTCCAGCTGCAAATCAATGGAATTCTGGCGCTGGATAAGAAGGCAACCCAATTAATTATTGATACGGACAAGCAACAAATTATCAAGGCTCCGGATCAAAATTTGCAAATGTCCGTTCATAACACGGAGAGGGGCTCCACGATGGTACTGGAATATTATTCTCAGGCACAGACTAACAGTATCTACAATGACTTAATGCTGGGGCAAAAATTCACCGATGGAGCAGGTACAGTCCATTCAGCAGACAAGTTTGATATTGATATTCCGCGGCGTACTGAGCCGGAGAATGCGAAGTCAATCCCTCACATGTACTACAAGGGTCTGGGCAGCAATAAATATCCGCAGCCGCTGACGTTCACCATTGAGGCGTATCCTGCCCTGATCAAAGAGAAGCTGTCTCTCCCTATCCGCTAA
- a CDS encoding glucose PTS transporter subunit IIA has translation MNWLGSLQQLGRAIMLPTMVLPAAAILLSLGSLPWSAWGLSSVSEVTTYAGQGIFYFMPYLFAVGVAWGLSNQAGPAGLAALAGMFTYDRIVSNMGDGAVQPATLIGIILGIVAGVAHNRFKNIKLPEAIQFFGGSRFVLLFMGLFSALFAWVMLGVSPLLQELLNQLFRVVQMTGGYGVFVYGVLYRVLTAFGLHHILNNVFWFQLGSFTTPDGSAVVQGDLPRFFAGDPTAGVFMAGLFPIMMFALPAIAFAIIQEAREDLKPKIKKTFLRAALVCFLTGVSEQIEFAFLFASPYLFALHVVMSGLAMVLTYSLGIHHGFSYSAGTIDFFLNMHLSQRAWLLIPIGIGYGIVYYNVFRWAIRRFQIPTPGREEGSELGDWAGNIPYQAPLILEALGGKENIVQVQACITRLRLTVHNDRFIDTGALKGLGSAGIIKLGGGNVQVVFGTYSELIREEIDKLMLRDLPQVLFSSPIQGRMMPIEEVPDHIFAAKLVGDGVAFVPDKGELVSPVFGKVMHVYPTMHAVGIATPEGLEVLMHIGIDTSQLKGPFEALVQEGDSVEPGQLLVRFDLAYLKEHAASLATPMVITNPDRVKSWSYAPFKNVKKGQSSVMSVVLHESNVGGIEA, from the coding sequence TTGAATTGGCTCGGATCTTTGCAGCAGTTGGGCAGAGCCATTATGCTTCCTACCATGGTGCTTCCGGCGGCAGCTATCCTGCTGAGTCTGGGCAGCTTACCGTGGTCTGCATGGGGACTTTCTTCGGTATCCGAAGTGACGACGTACGCGGGGCAAGGAATATTCTATTTCATGCCTTATTTGTTTGCTGTCGGTGTGGCGTGGGGGTTGTCCAATCAGGCCGGACCGGCCGGACTGGCTGCACTCGCAGGGATGTTCACTTATGACCGGATTGTGTCCAACATGGGAGACGGGGCTGTACAGCCTGCAACATTAATTGGTATTATCCTTGGAATCGTAGCCGGTGTGGCGCATAACCGGTTTAAGAATATCAAGCTGCCGGAGGCGATCCAGTTTTTTGGAGGGTCGCGTTTTGTTTTGCTGTTCATGGGCTTATTCTCGGCGCTGTTCGCCTGGGTCATGCTCGGAGTATCCCCGCTCCTGCAAGAGCTGCTGAATCAGCTGTTCAGGGTAGTGCAGATGACCGGCGGCTATGGAGTGTTTGTCTACGGGGTGCTATACAGGGTGCTGACGGCCTTTGGCCTGCACCATATTCTGAATAATGTGTTTTGGTTCCAATTGGGCTCCTTTACGACGCCTGACGGCAGTGCAGTCGTACAGGGGGATTTGCCGCGCTTTTTTGCCGGAGATCCTACAGCGGGTGTGTTCATGGCCGGACTGTTCCCGATTATGATGTTCGCGCTGCCCGCCATTGCCTTTGCGATCATCCAGGAAGCGCGCGAAGACCTTAAGCCTAAGATTAAGAAGACTTTTTTGCGTGCAGCCCTGGTGTGCTTTCTGACTGGCGTATCGGAGCAGATTGAGTTTGCCTTCCTGTTCGCTTCGCCATATTTATTCGCACTGCATGTGGTTATGTCAGGTCTTGCTATGGTGCTGACGTACTCGCTCGGGATTCATCATGGCTTCTCCTATTCGGCAGGGACCATTGATTTCTTCCTTAACATGCATCTGTCCCAGCGGGCCTGGCTGCTGATTCCGATCGGGATCGGCTATGGCATTGTCTATTATAACGTGTTCCGCTGGGCGATCCGCCGGTTCCAGATTCCTACGCCGGGCCGTGAAGAAGGCTCTGAGCTTGGGGACTGGGCGGGGAATATTCCGTATCAGGCTCCGCTGATTCTGGAGGCACTGGGCGGCAAGGAAAATATCGTGCAGGTCCAGGCCTGCATCACCCGGCTGAGATTAACGGTGCATAATGACCGCTTCATAGATACAGGGGCGCTTAAGGGGCTGGGCTCCGCAGGCATTATCAAGCTGGGCGGGGGCAACGTGCAGGTTGTCTTCGGTACCTATTCAGAGCTGATCCGCGAGGAGATTGATAAGCTGATGCTGCGCGATCTGCCGCAGGTGCTGTTCAGCTCGCCGATCCAGGGACGGATGATGCCGATTGAAGAGGTGCCGGACCATATTTTTGCCGCGAAGCTGGTGGGAGATGGAGTGGCCTTTGTCCCGGACAAAGGAGAGCTGGTCTCGCCCGTATTCGGCAAGGTGATGCACGTATACCCTACGATGCACGCAGTGGGCATTGCTACGCCCGAAGGCCTGGAGGTGCTGATGCATATCGGGATCGATACTTCGCAGCTTAAAGGGCCGTTCGAGGCGCTTGTACAGGAAGGTGACAGTGTGGAGCCGGGGCAGCTGCTGGTCCGGTTTGATCTGGCCTACTTGAAGGAGCATGCCGCTTCGCTGGCGACACCGATGGTGATTACCAATCCTGACCGGGTCAAATCCTGGAGCTATGCTCCATTCAAAAACGTGAAAAAGGGGCAGTCTTCCGTCATGTCCGTGGTATTACATGAAAGCAATGTTGGAGGGATCGAAGCATGA